The window ATATAGAACCAACAACTCTACCCGCCAAGTTAAAGATCACCTAATCATTTGGTTCTCCTTGTGTGCTCTCCTTTTTGTTCTCTCTTCTGCTTGTTTGTCTGAGAGTTTATCTTTGCCCTCTCACCACAAGCATTGGTCTTCGATAATTCTTCCTCTCCATCCCTGTTTGAAATGGCCAGCCTTATTGCTTGGGTGGAAAGGCAGTAGGTAAAAATTAAGAAAAGGGGGAGGGCGTTAAGCGATAGATGGAGAATTCAGGAAGAAGTAAGGTTTTAAGGGCTCTGTTTGGACTTCTTCTGCTTCTTGGTGTCTTCTGGTTCTTCTCTGCAGCAATTCTAGTGAACCACGCTACGGGACCCACTGTTACAGTTTCATCCACCAGAGTCTTCAAGCATTGGAAGCTGACTGGAAGGGAGAAGAAGCATGCTGTTGTTTGGGATTCTTCTACCTTCATTTTCGTGAGCAAGAGACGAGTACCGAATGGACCTGATCCCATTCATAACAGGTACATTTCCTTTCCTTCATTCATTTGTGGTAGCATTATTGTATTTTTCTTTAGCTTAGCTGGTCATACTTGAAGATGCTTGAATTATGATGGGACATGCATCCGGAGACAAATGCCCAAAAGAATACCAACAAAAATATCTAAAGCAGATCACAGTAGTTAGAAAGAGAATATATTGTTTCCATATTTCAACTGCATATATATTCGGTCTCTTGTTTTTAGTGACATGATGGTGAACTTTTTTACAAACAAGTTGCTGTTTTCTTCCTGAAGAATTCGATTTCTCTTTCTGTTTTTGGTTAAAAGGAAATATGCACCTGTGTTTCTGTTTGTGCATTACTATTTTTCATTTTTGATTGGGTAGCGAGTACAAAACAAGAAGATGAAGAATCAACTTGGCCCAGGTTCTGTATTATATAATATTAGCTTGAGTTAAAGAAACCATGTCCATGTCCATCACCATCTAGTATTTGAGATATATGGAAATTGATGATTGTCTGTCTCTTTATTAAAGCCTTCTTTATGTATCAAACTTTCTCTTATTTTCATAAGGAACACCTTAAGGCCTTGGAGAAAGAACTAGACAACTTTTCTTATGGGAGGGAACATGTAGAGAGCAAAGCTCTTCTTTTCCTTTTGATAATTTTGTTTAATTCATTGTTTTGCTGCATTAGAATCCCAAATCGTAATCTTAATTTACTGTATTCTTCAATATAAGAATAGATCCACCAACCCATTGAACTAGGCATCTCACCATCATAGTATTTTCCATATTTAACGATCA of the Fragaria vesca subsp. vesca linkage group LG6, FraVesHawaii_1.0, whole genome shotgun sequence genome contains:
- the LOC101304300 gene encoding CLAVATA3/ESR (CLE)-related protein 25-like; protein product: MENSGRSKVLRALFGLLLLLGVFWFFSAAILVNHATGPTVTVSSTRVFKHWKLTGREKKHAVVWDSSTFIFVSKRRVPNGPDPIHNRRAVKSRQPAGRA